In Rana temporaria chromosome 3, aRanTem1.1, whole genome shotgun sequence, a single window of DNA contains:
- the LOC120932737 gene encoding E3 ubiquitin/ISG15 ligase TRIM25-like, translated as MASAGLRKELECSICLNIYTDPVMLKCGHNYCRVCIGRVLDTQEGSGGYSCPECREKFQDRPALHRNITLRNIVENFLSTQPDQEQTRIFCSHCVDSPVAAVKSCLHCEVSLCDKHLSVHKRSPEHVLSDPTTTLEIRKCSIHKKILEYYCTEDSACICVSCCLIGEHKGHQMESLDEASEQKKKQLRNALQKLMTEREETEERVRSLRERGGQIENKAAGERELVTALFIDLRRQLEDLEKRVLSEISRQEKELSFAISDAIQQLEIMKDQLSRKMHHIEDLCGMTDPLTVLQELDSSYFYDPKEKDNEAKNGHDELLNDGGDLNVIGISQTLHTGLFDLITGVNRGIFVEKASDILLDVNTASNKLHVSDDRKCASRAERSQNRLGTPERFQLYPQVISNRNFSSGQHYWELDVGGSESWRAGICYHSMDRAGEKSHIGSNDKSWGLYRVNSQYVVIHDSKKIQLPANISSDKVRIYLDYEAGQISFYDLCHPIRHLHTFTTIFNEPLYAVLGVWKGCLKIFGGNREV; from the coding sequence ATGGCGTCTGCTGGTCTGAGAAAAGAACTGGAATGTTCCATCTGCCTGAACATTTATACCGATCCTGTTATGCTGAAATGTGGACATAACTACTGCCGGGTCTGTATTGGTCGTGTGctggatacacaggaggggtctggaggttattcctgtcctgaatgcagaGAGAAGTTTCAGGATCGTCCTGCACTGCACAGGAACATAACACTGCGAAACATAGTGGAGAATTTCCTGTCTACTCAACCCGATCAGGAGCAGACCAGAATCTTTTGTTCTCACTGTGTGGACTCTCCTGTAGCTGCTGTCAAGTCCTGTCTGCATTGTGAAGTTTCTTTGTGTGATAAGCACCTGAGtgtccacaaacggtcaccagAACACGTGTTATCTGACCCTACTACTACCCTGGAAATAAGAAAATGCTCGATCCACAAGAAgatcctggagtattactgcacCGAGGACTCTGCCTGTATCTGTGTGTCCTGCTGTCTGATTGGAGAACACAAAGGACATCAGATGGAGTCCCTGGATGAGGCCTCTgagcagaagaagaagcagcTAAGGAATGCTCTACAGAAACTGATGACGgagagagaggagactgaagaaAGAGTTCGGAGTCTGCGGGAACGTGGGGGGCAAATAGAAAATAAAGCAGCTGGTGAAAGAGAGCTAGTCACTGCCTTGTTTATAGACCTCAGGAGACAGCTGGAAGACCTCGAGAAGAGAGTCCTGAGTGAGATATCTAGGCAGGAAAAGGAACTTTCGTTCGCAATTTCTGATGCGATTCAGCAGCTGGAAATAATGAAGGACCAGCTGTCCAGGAAGATGCATCACATTGAGGATCTGTGTGGCATGACGGACCCACTGACCGTCCTACAAGAATTAGACTCATCCTATTTCTATGATCCCAAGGAAAAAGATAATGAGGCTAAAAATGGACACGACGAGCTTCTTAACGATGGCGGAGATCTAAACGTGATTGGAATCTCACAGACATTACACACAGGTTTATTTGATCTAATAACAGGGGTAAACAGAGGAATTTTCGTAGAGAAAGCTTCAGACATATTACTAGATGTAAACACAGCTAGTAATAAACTACATGTATCAGATGACAGGAAATGTGCATCCAGGGCTGAGAGAAGCCAGAATCGCCTAGGAACACCAGAGAGATTTCAGCTGTACCCTCAGGTGATAAGTAATCGCAATTTCTCCTCAGGCCAACATTACTGGGAGTTGGATGTTGGGGGTTCAGAGAGCTGGCGAGCCGGTATATGTTACCATAGTATGGACAGGGCAGGAGAGAAATCACATATTGGAAGTAATGACAAGTCCTGGGGTCTGTATAGAGTTAACAGCCAGTATGTGGTGATACATGACAGTAAAAAGATCCAGTTACCTGCCAATATCTCCAGTGACAAAGTCCGGATAtatctggattatgaggccgggcagATCTCATTTTATGATCTGTGTCACCCGATCCGccacctccacaccttcaccaccattTTTAATGAACCCCTTTATGCTGTTCTTGGTGTATGGAAAGGTTGTCTGAAGATATTTGGGGGTAATCGAGAGGTGTGA